One window of the Garciella nitratireducens DSM 15102 genome contains the following:
- a CDS encoding flavin reductase family protein translates to MSHFIELDPKQLQKNPFQLIGEDWMLVTAQKDGKANTMTASWGGVGILWGKNIAFIVLRPQRYTKTFIDHSQKFSLSFFDDKYKKILSYLGSVSGREEDKIAKSNLTLIHENNIPYFEEAKMSIFCKKLYVQEFQPECILDKEIDEKWYPDKDYHTMYVGEITKILIKKEK, encoded by the coding sequence ATGTCTCACTTTATCGAACTAGATCCAAAGCAACTACAAAAAAATCCCTTTCAACTAATTGGAGAGGACTGGATGTTAGTCACAGCTCAAAAAGACGGTAAAGCAAATACTATGACCGCTAGCTGGGGAGGAGTAGGTATTTTATGGGGAAAAAATATTGCTTTTATTGTACTGCGTCCTCAACGTTATACTAAAACATTTATAGATCATTCTCAAAAATTTTCCTTAAGTTTTTTTGATGATAAATACAAAAAAATCTTAAGTTATCTTGGAAGCGTATCTGGTAGAGAAGAAGATAAAATTGCAAAGTCCAATCTCACTTTAATCCATGAAAATAATATCCCTTATTTTGAAGAAGCAAAAATGAGTATTTTCTGCAAAAAACTTTATGTTCAAGAATTTCAACCAGAATGTATCTTAGACAAAGAAATTGATGAAAAATGGTATCCTGATAAAGACTACCATACCATGTATGTCGGAGAAATTACTAAAATTTTAAT